In Desulfocurvus vexinensis DSM 17965, a genomic segment contains:
- a CDS encoding helix-turn-helix domain-containing protein codes for MTKDGMRGRGASSPVEGGHRPTGTGDEARKPPKRFWAKHKTEAVLRLLRGEDIEILSRELGVTAAALTRWRDQFLAGGAEGLKKRSPKD; via the coding sequence ATGACGAAGGATGGAATGAGGGGCAGAGGAGCCTCCTCCCCGGTGGAGGGAGGCCATAGGCCGACCGGAACCGGGGATGAGGCACGCAAGCCGCCCAAGAGGTTCTGGGCCAAGCACAAGACCGAGGCTGTGCTCAGGCTACTGCGTGGTGAGGACATCGAGATTTTGAGCCGTGAACTTGGCGTGACCGCCGCCGCCCTGACCCGCTGGCGGGATCAATTCCTTGCTGGCGGTGCCGAGGGGCTCAAGAAGCGCTCACCCAAGGAC
- a CDS encoding restriction endonuclease subunit S, with amino-acid sequence MISGASGRKRIQPTQLEGVKIPIPPLPIQQKIVTHWEAAQTEANTLLVQADQLPDELEKQVLGAVRLKKKKRIAMPKVMVTNWAELTKWNQRATYLLGQTPDLSKGIYPVVSGRECIAEVKHGCSASPSSKLTTLKVLKLSAVTSGHFLPLEAKFISDKKQFRENFDLCKGDILMCRTNGTLAYVGRPAILDKDYPDLIFPDKLMRVRCKANVLPEYLEYILSSSIARPQIEANARTAVGNHAIGNEDVFNVELPLPPLPEQEMLIKVVQEARTESRRTREEAMSLKRNAEKEIEKMILGTRPVETH; translated from the coding sequence ATGATCAGCGGCGCATCGGGCCGAAAACGGATTCAACCAACCCAGCTTGAGGGGGTAAAAATCCCCATCCCGCCGCTGCCGATTCAGCAGAAGATTGTGACCCATTGGGAGGCGGCGCAAACCGAAGCCAACACTCTGCTAGTCCAAGCCGACCAATTGCCCGATGAATTGGAAAAGCAAGTATTGGGAGCGGTTAGACTTAAAAAGAAGAAGCGAATAGCCATGCCAAAGGTCATGGTTACCAATTGGGCGGAGCTGACCAAATGGAACCAACGAGCCACTTATCTATTGGGGCAGACGCCAGACCTGAGCAAGGGTATCTATCCCGTGGTAAGTGGGCGTGAGTGCATAGCAGAGGTAAAACATGGGTGTTCGGCCAGCCCAAGCAGCAAACTGACAACACTCAAGGTGCTAAAACTCAGCGCCGTCACAAGTGGGCACTTCCTGCCTTTGGAAGCAAAATTCATTTCTGACAAAAAGCAGTTTCGGGAGAACTTCGATCTTTGCAAGGGCGACATTCTCATGTGTCGGACCAACGGAACTCTTGCCTATGTTGGGCGTCCAGCCATCCTGGATAAGGATTATCCCGATCTTATATTCCCAGACAAGCTAATGCGCGTTCGATGCAAGGCCAACGTACTTCCGGAATACCTTGAATACATTTTGAGCAGTAGCATCGCTCGTCCCCAGATCGAAGCAAACGCCAGAACGGCCGTAGGAAATCATGCCATCGGCAATGAAGATGTGTTCAATGTGGAACTACCGCTCCCGCCACTTCCCGAGCAAGAAATGCTTATCAAGGTAGTTCAAGAGGCAAGAACCGAGAGCAGGCGTACCAGGGAAGAGGCAATGAGCCTGAAAAGGAATGCTGAAAAAGAAATCGAAAAAATGATTCTCGGTACCCGCCCTGTGGAGACGCATTAA
- a CDS encoding type III secretion system chaperone, with the protein MDAATLVQSIGQEFGLTLKLNEHHVASLIIDEKFEVEFEFAETINALFVSSSLGRLQPGDTEGICKALLQANLYGKDTGGAVFSIDERTDEVILFFKVEPDKTVYEDFRAMVERYLNTRSQWIATFDGLVAASADKARKRSSVSETFCIDSAIRI; encoded by the coding sequence ATGGACGCTGCAACCCTGGTGCAATCCATCGGTCAGGAATTCGGCCTGACCCTGAAACTGAACGAACACCATGTCGCAAGCCTGATCATCGACGAGAAGTTCGAGGTCGAGTTCGAGTTTGCGGAAACCATCAACGCACTGTTCGTCTCTTCCTCCCTGGGCAGGCTGCAGCCGGGCGACACGGAAGGCATCTGCAAGGCCCTGCTGCAAGCGAACCTGTACGGAAAGGACACGGGCGGAGCCGTCTTTTCCATCGACGAGCGCACCGACGAGGTCATTCTCTTCTTCAAGGTCGAACCGGACAAGACCGTCTACGAGGACTTTCGCGCCATGGTGGAGCGCTACCTCAACACGCGGTCGCAGTGGATCGCCACCTTCGACGGCCTTGTTGCCGCCAGTGCCGACAAGGCCAGGAAGCGTTCCAGCGTCAGCGAGACGTTCTGCATCGACAGCGCCATCAGGATCTAG
- a CDS encoding arabinose transporter codes for MDTEDVTLRRRLLRMGVAIFFSYLSVAVALPVVSMHVGGTLGLANWLGGLAVGVAFVSTILSRGYAGYFADARSPKGCAMWGLLLYMAAAGICLLSSGDWLPGSLSYALLLCGRLVLGVGESMALVGMTSWHISLIGPRHSGRILSAVGMAMYGAFAVGGPLGLEVYERHGFGTLMCLSLLLPLLGGSLLLGVRDAAAQRNAATEKSFLWVVRVIWRQGAVVCLQGVGFAVLGAFISLHFKSRGWPHAGWGLTCFGSGFVLCRLLFGALPDKIGGVRLASCSLAVELLGQSLLWLGTDVSTALAGALLTGLGCSMVFPAMGVEVVRRVPPELRGTAFGGFAAFQDVAYAFSAPVAGWLADAHGYPVVFLMGALAAALGLTITICMRNEAARY; via the coding sequence ATGGATACCGAGGATGTCACCCTGCGGCGGCGCCTGCTCAGAATGGGCGTTGCCATCTTCTTTTCCTATCTTTCCGTCGCCGTGGCGCTGCCCGTCGTCTCCATGCACGTGGGCGGCACGCTCGGGTTGGCAAACTGGCTGGGCGGCCTTGCCGTGGGTGTCGCCTTCGTGTCCACCATTCTCTCCCGGGGGTATGCCGGATACTTTGCCGACGCGCGCAGCCCGAAAGGCTGCGCCATGTGGGGGCTGCTGCTGTACATGGCCGCTGCCGGGATCTGCCTGCTGTCCTCGGGCGACTGGCTGCCCGGTTCACTGTCCTACGCGCTGCTCCTGTGCGGGCGGCTGGTGCTCGGCGTGGGTGAAAGCATGGCCCTCGTGGGCATGACGAGTTGGCACATCTCTTTAATCGGCCCCCGACACTCGGGAAGGATTCTTTCCGCCGTCGGAATGGCGATGTATGGAGCGTTTGCCGTGGGAGGGCCGCTTGGGTTGGAGGTCTATGAACGCCACGGCTTTGGCACCCTGATGTGCCTGTCCCTCCTCCTGCCGCTCCTCGGGGGCTCTTTGCTCCTCGGCGTTCGGGATGCTGCCGCGCAGCGGAACGCGGCCACTGAAAAATCCTTCCTGTGGGTCGTTCGCGTGATCTGGCGGCAGGGCGCCGTGGTCTGCCTCCAGGGCGTCGGTTTCGCCGTGCTCGGGGCGTTCATCTCCCTGCATTTCAAAAGCAGGGGCTGGCCCCATGCGGGATGGGGACTGACCTGCTTCGGTTCCGGATTCGTGCTGTGCCGCCTTCTCTTCGGCGCTTTGCCGGACAAAATCGGCGGAGTGCGCCTGGCCTCCTGCTCCCTGGCCGTGGAATTGCTCGGTCAAAGCCTCCTGTGGCTGGGCACGGATGTCTCCACAGCCCTGGCCGGGGCCTTGCTGACCGGCCTTGGCTGCTCCATGGTCTTTCCGGCCATGGGTGTGGAGGTCGTCCGGCGCGTACCGCCCGAGTTGCGAGGCACCGCCTTCGGTGGATTTGCGGCCTTCCAGGATGTGGCCTATGCCTTTTCTGCGCCCGTTGCCGGGTGGCTAGCCGACGCCCACGGCTATCCCGTGGTCTTCCTGATGGGCGCGCTGGCCGCCGCACTGGGGTTGACCATCACGATCTGCATGCGCAATGAAGCAGCGCGATACTGA
- a CDS encoding alpha/beta hydrolase: MNMKMYLPAPALLLALLLGACTQAPSGPLYRPSGTLPRCDQPSFSEYTAETRNWIEANRHFLTEDRAAEIAANTPFELRPASAGAPRRGILLVHGLGDSPGCFADVAQALARQGFLVRAMLLPGHGSRPADLMLPDIDDWRAAVGHQVRLLEAEVDEVWLGGFSTGANLVTAHAIRSGSVSGLVLFSPGFVPRSKRLPLAPVASIFMDWLDIDEPTGNYMRYESLTANAAALYYKSTVEVRRLLRERGFPGPALIVMSDADSVIDPAGVLSLFEAHFTNPESRFIWYGTPLRTAPPRVVVRPGRIAAERISSFSHMCVLFAPDNPYYGRAGRLLMLENGQSTASVDLKRENVWFSAYGHVEPDKYHARLTWNPYFSELMAAIGALTNAP; this comes from the coding sequence ATGAACATGAAGATGTACTTGCCTGCGCCCGCCCTGCTTCTCGCCCTGCTGCTGGGCGCGTGTACCCAGGCTCCGTCGGGGCCGTTGTACAGGCCTTCGGGCACCCTTCCCCGCTGCGACCAGCCCAGCTTCAGCGAGTATACCGCTGAAACGCGGAACTGGATCGAGGCCAACCGGCACTTCCTGACGGAGGACCGGGCGGCGGAGATCGCGGCAAACACGCCCTTCGAGTTGCGTCCGGCCTCTGCGGGTGCCCCCCGACGCGGCATTCTGCTGGTACATGGCCTGGGCGATTCGCCAGGATGTTTCGCGGACGTGGCCCAGGCCCTGGCGCGCCAGGGGTTCCTCGTCCGGGCCATGCTGCTGCCGGGGCACGGCTCGCGGCCGGCGGATTTGATGCTCCCAGACATCGACGATTGGCGGGCGGCGGTGGGGCATCAGGTCCGCCTGCTGGAGGCCGAGGTGGACGAGGTCTGGCTTGGGGGCTTCTCCACCGGGGCAAATTTGGTGACGGCCCACGCCATCCGTTCGGGCTCCGTTTCCGGCCTGGTGCTCTTTTCGCCCGGATTCGTGCCCCGGAGCAAGAGGCTGCCCCTTGCTCCGGTGGCCAGCATCTTCATGGACTGGCTGGACATCGACGAGCCGACCGGGAACTACATGCGCTACGAATCGCTGACGGCCAACGCCGCAGCGCTTTATTACAAGAGCACCGTGGAGGTTCGCAGGCTGTTGCGGGAGCGCGGCTTCCCCGGGCCCGCGCTCATCGTGATGAGCGATGCGGACAGCGTCATTGATCCCGCTGGCGTGCTGTCCCTGTTCGAGGCACATTTCACCAATCCGGAAAGCCGGTTCATCTGGTACGGAACCCCACTGCGGACTGCGCCCCCCCGCGTCGTTGTCAGGCCGGGGCGCATTGCCGCCGAGCGCATCAGCAGCTTCTCCCATATGTGCGTCCTGTTTGCTCCCGACAATCCTTACTACGGCCGGGCAGGTCGCCTGCTGATGCTGGAAAACGGCCAGAGCACGGCGTCCGTTGACTTGAAACGGGAAAATGTCTGGTTTTCCGCCTATGGGCATGTCGAACCAGACAAATACCACGCGCGTTTGACCTGGAATCCGTACTTCTCCGAACTCATGGCGGCCATCGGAGCCCTGACCAACGCTCCGTGA
- the trhA gene encoding PAQR family membrane homeostasis protein TrhA, translating into MALFSKLRDPVSGLTHLAGAVLAVVGLVLLVAEAASPAKPWHLVAFSVFGATAIGLYVASTCYHLIPYDAKRTARLRKWDHIMIFFLIAGTYTPICLIPLRGPWGWSLFGVVWGLAVAGLVLKLFWMQAPRWLSTGTYVLMGWLVVVGVYPLVRAMQPGALAWLLAGGLFYTAGGVIYALKRPDPWPARFGFHEIFHILVMLGTFSHFWVMYRYVTTMG; encoded by the coding sequence ATGGCGCTTTTTTCCAAACTGCGCGACCCTGTGAGCGGGCTGACGCACCTGGCCGGAGCCGTGCTGGCCGTGGTCGGGCTGGTGCTGCTGGTGGCGGAGGCGGCGTCCCCGGCCAAGCCCTGGCACCTGGTGGCCTTTTCCGTGTTCGGGGCCACGGCCATCGGCCTGTACGTGGCCAGCACCTGCTACCACCTGATCCCCTACGACGCAAAGCGCACCGCGCGCCTGCGCAAGTGGGATCACATCATGATCTTTTTCCTCATCGCAGGCACATACACGCCCATCTGCCTCATCCCGCTGCGCGGGCCGTGGGGCTGGAGCCTGTTCGGCGTGGTCTGGGGGCTGGCGGTGGCCGGGCTGGTGCTCAAGCTGTTCTGGATGCAGGCTCCGCGCTGGCTGTCCACCGGCACCTACGTGCTCATGGGCTGGCTGGTGGTGGTGGGCGTGTATCCGCTGGTGCGCGCCATGCAGCCCGGCGCCCTGGCCTGGCTGCTGGCCGGGGGCCTGTTCTACACGGCGGGCGGGGTGATCTACGCCCTCAAGCGCCCCGACCCCTGGCCTGCGCGCTTCGGCTTCCACGAGATATTCCACATCCTGGTCATGCTCGGCACCTTCTCGCACTTCTGGGTCATGTACCGCTATGTGACGACGATGGGCTGA